A genomic window from Populus nigra chromosome 7, ddPopNigr1.1, whole genome shotgun sequence includes:
- the LOC133698637 gene encoding uncharacterized protein LOC133698637: MGTEILIKQWGTWEELLLGGAVIRHGTRDWNLVASELRARAVNCPYTFTPEICKAKYEDLQQRYSGCKAWFEELRKQRMAELRRALEQSEGSIGSLESKLEILKAERREDCHVSYDSSQTESPVLFRKCDGIESSSKETSKDGLSAGSFTQDTKTNWTPECRVATAMPAAEMEIKPEVSISPEENKVSSIWKLSESIFAGQVSSLKRRRGKRKRKDCSKDVKEGSVGESEFLGSADALFAARCKDNSTSTSGQIARCSTVDDQSRGSSKDGAVDVRVIFDSIAENKCASVFHRRLDSQKRGRYKKMILQHMDIDTIRSRIASGSITTAKEIFRDLLLLANNALVFYSKTTREYKSALLLRDIVTKSLQQNLKNYITKTTITFLSTTSPLLNPPVKPQSARPGNGKLSGKVTKAGKLVAKTPNTGKRPNNVHSPPSAESSALKKKGSHSPLLAESLAMRKKSSHSFPSAESLATRKKGFGRPRKTGQESTTQRFESLPKGRKRSRVK, translated from the exons ATGGGGACGGAGATATTAATAAAGCAGTGGGGTACATGGGAGGAGCTGCTACTGGGTGGGGCCGTGATCCGGCACGGTACCCGAGATTGGAATTTGGTTGCGTCGGAGCTCCGCGCCCGAGCCGTTAATTGCCCCTATACTTTCACACCCGAG ATATGTAAAGCAAAGTATGAGGACTTGCAACAACGTTACTCAGGGTGCAA GGCTTGGTTTGAAGAGCTGCGGAAGCAAAGAATGGCAGAGTTAAGGCGAGCATTAGAACAATCTGAAGGCTCAATTGG GTCACTGGAATCAAAACTTGAGATTCTCAAGGCTGAGAGAAGGGAGGATTGTCATGTCAGTTATGACTCCAGCCAGACAGAATCACCTGTGCTATTTCGGAAATGTGATGGGATTGAATCATCCAGTAAAGAGACATCTAAGGATGGACTATCTGCTGGTAGTTTTACTCAGGATACCAAAACAAATTGGACACCTGAATGTCGAGTTGCAACTGCTATGCCGGCTGCAGAGATGGAGATTAAGCCAGAAGTTTCAATATCCCCTGAAGAGAATAAAGTTTCAAGCATATGGAAGCTGTCAGAGAGCATATTTGCAGGACAGGTAAGTAGTTTAAAAAGGAGGAGAGGGAAGCGAAAGCGGAAAGATTGTAGTAAGGATGTCAAGGAAGGGAGTGTTGGAGAAAGTGAGTTTTTGGGGTCAGCTGATGCTTTGTTTGCTGCTCGCTGTAAAGATAATTCAACTAGCACCTCTGGTCAAATTGCAAGATGTTCTACTGTTGATGATCAATCCAGAGGTTCGAGCAAGGATGGAGCGGTGGATGTCAGGGTGATTTTTGATTCTATTGCAGAGAACAAATGTGCCTCTGTCTTTCATCGGCGTCTTGATAGCCAG AAGAGAGGAAGATATAAGAAAATGATCTTGCAGCACATGGATATTGATACCATAAGATCAAGAATTGCTAGCGGCTCCATCACAACAGCTAAAGAAATCTTTCGAGACCTGCTTCTACTTGCTAACAATGCCTTGGTCTTTTATTCCAAGACTACTCGTGAATACAAATCTGCACTGCTTCTGAGAGACATCGTCACCAAAAGTCTGCAGCAGAATCTCAAGAATTATATTACCAAGACTACGATTACCTTTCTCTCAACCACATCACCTTTGCTTAATCCTCCTGTCAAACCTCAAAGTGCTCGTCCTGGTAATGGAAAATTGTCAGGAAAGGTGACCAAAGCTGGGAAGCTTGTTGCTAAAACTCCAAACACGGGTAAAAGACCAAATAATGTCCATTCACCTCCTTCAGCAGAATCTTCAGCATTGAAAAAGAAAGGCTCTCATTCTCCTCTTTTAGCAGAATCTTTAGCCATGAGAAAGAAAAGCTCTCATTCCTTTCCTTCAGCAGAATCTTTAGCCACGAGAAAGAAAGGCTTTGGCCGTCCAAGAAAAACTGGACAAGAAAGTACTACACAACGCTTTGAAAGTCTGCCAAAAGGAAGGAAGAGATCCCGGGTTAAGTGA